A single genomic interval of Novosphingobium ginsenosidimutans harbors:
- a CDS encoding alpha/beta hydrolase, translating to MAAAITRHYLTLGSGASKRRVHYRRAGTGPVLLLVHQSPRSGGEYEELMQRWGAHFTCIAPDTPGFGQSEPLAKASPDINDYADAIVEFIAALGLEQVPAYGFHSGAIILITALKRHPQRFSGIAAGGYGVWTEAEKAAFGANYTPPFLPLPYGQHLVWAWNRILEQAWFFPWYDARNETRMRNAHDDPARVHDIIMEILDAGDSFRHGYAAVLAAPRDIPPPDSVTAPVFITAYDGDPMQAHIDRLGAMPASWSAQKVRTPDDQTTVSLEFLKTLPTGPSIEPKADGHQGFITVNTSSFTGQLHWRRAETGAQDMLQVHGPGEALDCIAISGTAIDLPGHGLSSPWPGEAPTDWAPWADVIEAARAALGVSAVALPPLPVGDPARLFPDFTPDRFGAYLTRAWAIARARHFFAPWYEGNAAYAIPFAPEDIALERLATECRALVRASAARQFAIALQNKG from the coding sequence ATGGCCGCAGCGATTACCCGCCACTACCTGACCCTGGGCAGCGGAGCGAGCAAGCGCCGTGTGCATTATCGCAGGGCGGGCACTGGCCCGGTGTTGCTGCTGGTCCACCAGAGCCCGCGTTCGGGCGGCGAATATGAAGAACTGATGCAGCGCTGGGGCGCGCATTTCACCTGCATTGCTCCGGATACGCCGGGTTTCGGGCAGTCCGAACCGCTCGCCAAGGCCAGCCCGGACATTAACGACTATGCCGATGCGATCGTCGAATTCATCGCCGCGCTCGGGCTGGAACAGGTTCCGGCCTATGGCTTCCATTCGGGCGCGATCATCCTGATCACCGCGCTGAAGCGCCATCCGCAGCGGTTCAGCGGGATCGCAGCCGGTGGCTATGGCGTCTGGACCGAGGCTGAGAAGGCTGCCTTCGGCGCCAATTATACCCCGCCCTTCCTGCCGCTACCCTATGGCCAGCACCTGGTCTGGGCCTGGAACCGGATCCTGGAGCAGGCCTGGTTCTTCCCCTGGTACGATGCCCGCAACGAAACCCGGATGCGCAATGCGCACGACGATCCGGCGCGGGTCCATGACATCATCATGGAGATCCTCGACGCCGGGGACAGCTTCCGCCATGGCTACGCTGCCGTCCTGGCGGCCCCGCGCGACATTCCGCCGCCGGACAGCGTCACCGCCCCGGTCTTCATCACGGCTTATGATGGCGATCCGATGCAGGCCCATATCGACCGGCTGGGCGCGATGCCGGCCAGTTGGTCGGCCCAGAAGGTCCGCACGCCGGACGATCAGACTACAGTCAGCCTGGAATTCCTGAAGACCCTGCCGACGGGTCCCAGCATCGAGCCCAAGGCCGATGGCCATCAGGGCTTCATTACCGTCAACACGTCGTCCTTCACCGGCCAGCTCCACTGGCGCCGGGCCGAAACGGGCGCGCAGGATATGTTGCAGGTCCACGGACCGGGCGAGGCGCTGGACTGCATCGCCATCAGCGGCACGGCGATCGATCTGCCCGGCCACGGCCTGTCGAGCCCTTGGCCAGGCGAGGCCCCGACCGACTGGGCACCCTGGGCCGATGTGATCGAAGCGGCACGTGCAGCCCTGGGTGTCAGCGCCGTCGCCCTGCCGCCCCTCCCGGTGGGCGATCCGGCCCGCCTGTTCCCCGATTTCACCCCCGACCGCTTCGGCGCCTATCTGACCCGCGCCTGGGCGATTGCCCGCGCCCGGCACTTCTTCGCGCCGTGGTATGAAGGCAATGCCGCCTACGCGATCCCCTTCGCGCCGGAAGACATCGCGCTCGAACGCCTTGCTACCGAGTGCCGCGCGCTAGTCCGCGCCAGTGCCGCGCGTCAATTCGCCATCGCCCTCCAGAACAAAGGATAA
- a CDS encoding polysaccharide deacetylase family protein, translating to MTLDPAYLEYPKRRHGYDHDLYAWSALHERPSVKWPQGSVAVWVCVSLEWFPIVPGGAFAAPGHMQTAYPDYRHYTARDYGNRVGAWRFLDALARAGAKASFATNAAVAERYPELVRAVLDGGHELIAHSTDMNGTIDSSLAANAERDLINDAIHRIKLASGVRPTGWLSIARSQSFNTLNLLKDIGLTYCCDWVNDEMPYHFTNGLINLPLNHELSDRTIIAVQQQSADSWAQSLEDAFDWLAAEAAATGSGRMLPIHVTPYIMGLPYRIAAFERLLERLSQRSECWFARGDQIVSSWEAQQ from the coding sequence GTGACCCTCGATCCGGCCTATCTCGAGTATCCCAAGCGCCGCCATGGCTATGACCACGACCTCTATGCCTGGTCGGCGCTCCATGAGCGCCCGTCGGTCAAGTGGCCGCAAGGCTCGGTCGCGGTCTGGGTCTGTGTCAGCCTGGAATGGTTTCCAATCGTACCGGGCGGGGCCTTTGCCGCGCCGGGGCACATGCAAACGGCCTATCCTGACTACCGCCACTATACCGCGCGCGACTACGGCAACCGGGTGGGGGCATGGCGCTTCCTCGATGCGCTGGCCAGGGCCGGTGCCAAGGCCAGCTTTGCCACCAATGCCGCGGTGGCCGAACGCTATCCGGAACTGGTCCGGGCCGTGCTGGATGGCGGGCACGAACTGATCGCCCATTCGACCGATATGAACGGCACGATCGATTCATCGCTGGCGGCAAATGCCGAGCGGGATCTGATCAACGACGCAATTCACCGGATCAAGCTCGCCAGCGGTGTACGGCCAACGGGTTGGCTTTCCATTGCCCGCTCACAGAGCTTCAACACCTTGAATTTACTTAAGGATATCGGACTAACCTATTGCTGTGACTGGGTTAATGATGAAATGCCCTATCACTTCACCAATGGCCTGATCAACCTTCCGCTCAACCATGAACTGTCCGACCGGACGATCATCGCGGTCCAGCAGCAATCAGCGGATAGCTGGGCGCAGAGCCTGGAAGACGCGTTCGACTGGCTGGCAGCAGAGGCAGCCGCAACCGGATCGGGGCGGATGCTGCCGATCCATGTCACGCCTTACATCATGGGCCTGCCCTATCGCATCGCCGCCTTTGAGCGCCTGCTTGAACGGCTAAGCCAGCGCAGCGAATGCTGGTTCGCGCGCGGCGATCAGATCGTCTCCAGCTGGGAGGCCCAACAATGA
- a CDS encoding 3-isopropylmalate dehydratase large subunit: MGRTLFDKIWDAHRVAETTGGAALIAIDRIFLHERTGAAALKSMAAAGRPVQDPARVFAVMDHIVDTRLGRGDQTLMPGGQAFITETREAALAAGITLFDVTDRDQGIVHVISPEQGIVLPGVTLVAPDSHTCTQGAFGALAWGIGSSEAEHAMATGVLRLARPGTMRVTFTGALPSGVTAKDMALALIARHGAGGGAGHVVEFAGEAVRCLDMEGRMTLCNMATEFAAMTGIIVPDAATFAYLAGRPYAPASFDAPYWSSLVSDPDARFDREIEIDASGLAPMVSWGTSPEQAIAIDARIPQGPPRVHEYIGLNAGQPIAGTPIDAAFIGSCTNSRLSDLRRAAALLKGKHIAPSIKKALVVPGSMAVKRAAEAEGLDQVFTAAGFEWRNSGCSLCFYAGGEGFEPGSRTISSTNRNFEGRQGPGIRTHIASPEVVAASALAGVIADPRKVLAS, from the coding sequence ATGGGCCGGACACTGTTCGACAAGATCTGGGACGCGCACCGGGTGGCAGAGACCACTGGCGGCGCAGCCCTGATCGCGATCGACCGGATATTTCTGCACGAACGCACCGGCGCCGCCGCGCTCAAGTCGATGGCGGCGGCGGGCCGCCCGGTTCAAGATCCGGCGCGGGTTTTCGCGGTCATGGACCACATCGTCGATACGCGTCTGGGCCGCGGCGACCAGACACTGATGCCCGGTGGTCAGGCCTTCATCACCGAAACCCGTGAGGCAGCGCTGGCTGCCGGGATCACCCTGTTCGATGTGACCGACCGCGATCAGGGCATCGTCCACGTGATTTCGCCCGAACAGGGCATCGTCCTGCCCGGCGTGACCCTGGTCGCGCCTGACAGCCATACCTGCACCCAGGGGGCCTTTGGCGCGCTCGCCTGGGGGATCGGCTCAAGCGAGGCCGAGCACGCCATGGCCACTGGCGTCCTGCGGCTCGCCCGGCCCGGCACCATGCGGGTGACCTTTACCGGCGCCTTGCCATCCGGCGTCACGGCGAAGGACATGGCGCTCGCCCTGATCGCTCGCCACGGCGCGGGCGGCGGGGCCGGACACGTGGTGGAATTCGCTGGCGAGGCCGTGCGCTGCCTCGACATGGAAGGGCGCATGACCCTCTGCAACATGGCGACCGAGTTTGCGGCCATGACCGGGATCATTGTACCCGATGCGGCGACCTTTGCCTATTTGGCCGGGCGGCCATATGCGCCCGCCAGCTTCGATGCGCCTTACTGGTCGAGCCTTGTCAGCGATCCCGATGCGCGGTTCGACCGGGAGATCGAGATCGATGCATCGGGCCTTGCCCCGATGGTGTCCTGGGGCACCAGCCCGGAACAGGCCATCGCCATCGACGCGCGCATTCCTCAGGGACCGCCGCGGGTCCATGAATACATCGGCCTCAATGCCGGACAGCCGATCGCCGGAACCCCGATCGACGCGGCCTTCATCGGGTCTTGCACCAACAGCCGCCTCTCCGACCTGCGCCGCGCCGCTGCGCTGCTCAAGGGCAAGCACATCGCCCCCTCGATCAAGAAGGCGCTGGTCGTACCCGGATCGATGGCGGTCAAGCGTGCGGCCGAGGCCGAGGGGCTCGATCAGGTCTTCACCGCCGCCGGGTTTGAGTGGCGCAATTCGGGCTGCTCGCTGTGCTTCTATGCCGGCGGCGAAGGTTTCGAACCCGGCAGCCGGACGATCAGCAGCACCAATCGCAATTTCGAAGGCCGCCAGGGCCCCGGCATCCGCACCCATATCGCCAGCCCGGAAGTGGTCGCAGCCTCGGCGCTGGCCGGCGTGATTGCGGATCCCCGCAAGGTCTTGGCGTCATGA
- a CDS encoding CaiB/BaiF CoA transferase family protein: MSAPTPLAGIKVVEFTHMVMGPTVGHILAGLGAEVVRVEPIGGDQTRRLLGSGAGYFPMYNRGKQSICLNLKSADGLSVAKDLCANADVLVENFRPTALDRLGLDYDSLASTNPRLIYCSEKGFLPGPYEQRTALDEVAQMMGGLAYMTGPPGRPLRAGASVIDVTGGMFGVIGILAALEERHRTGRGQKVVASLFETTAYLVGQHMAQFAVTGKPAAPMPARVSAWAIYDVFETQDDPVFIGVVTDALWEKFCALFGLDDLWADETIRANNQRVLARDRILPRIRELVGQMTRAEVIAKLDGTGMPFAPIGKPEELFDDPHLNAGGMEPVTLDTGAQTKLPTIPLEMDGKRPGAPSALPKPGADARAVLADLGYSADRIASLIDSGAVEESQ, translated from the coding sequence ATGAGCGCACCCACCCCTCTCGCCGGGATCAAGGTGGTCGAATTCACCCACATGGTGATGGGGCCGACGGTCGGTCATATCCTGGCCGGCCTGGGCGCCGAGGTCGTGCGGGTCGAGCCGATCGGCGGGGACCAGACGCGGCGACTGCTTGGTTCCGGTGCGGGCTACTTCCCGATGTACAATCGCGGCAAGCAATCGATCTGTCTCAACCTCAAATCCGCCGATGGTCTTTCCGTGGCCAAGGACCTCTGCGCCAACGCCGACGTGCTGGTCGAGAACTTCCGCCCCACCGCGCTCGACCGGCTGGGGCTGGACTATGACAGCCTCGCCAGCACCAATCCGCGGCTGATCTATTGCTCGGAAAAGGGTTTCCTGCCCGGCCCCTATGAACAGCGGACTGCGCTGGACGAGGTTGCACAGATGATGGGCGGTCTCGCCTATATGACCGGGCCGCCGGGGCGCCCGCTGCGCGCCGGGGCGAGCGTAATCGATGTGACCGGCGGGATGTTCGGGGTGATCGGCATTCTTGCCGCGCTGGAGGAACGCCACCGCACCGGACGCGGGCAAAAGGTGGTGGCCAGCCTGTTCGAGACCACGGCCTACCTCGTCGGCCAGCACATGGCGCAGTTTGCGGTGACGGGCAAACCCGCCGCCCCGATGCCGGCGCGGGTCTCGGCCTGGGCGATCTACGACGTGTTTGAGACGCAGGACGATCCGGTCTTCATCGGTGTGGTCACCGATGCGCTGTGGGAGAAGTTCTGCGCACTGTTCGGCCTCGACGACCTGTGGGCCGACGAGACCATCCGCGCCAACAACCAGCGCGTCCTGGCGCGCGACCGGATCCTGCCGCGCATCCGCGAGCTGGTCGGCCAGATGACCCGCGCCGAAGTGATCGCCAAGCTGGACGGCACCGGCATGCCCTTTGCCCCGATCGGCAAGCCCGAGGAGCTGTTCGACGATCCCCACCTCAACGCCGGGGGCATGGAGCCGGTCACGCTTGATACCGGCGCGCAGACCAAGCTGCCGACCATTCCGCTCGAGATGGACGGCAAGCGCCCCGGCGCGCCGAGTGCCTTGCCCAAGCCGGGCGCGGACGCGCGCGCGGTGCTGGCCGACCTGGGCTATTCCGCTGACCGGATCGCCAGCCTGATAGATTCCGGTGCTGTTGAGGAGAGCCAGTGA
- the leuD gene encoding 3-isopropylmalate dehydratase small subunit — MKPVSTIASPGVPLLIDNIDTDTIIPSREMRSTGRTGLAGGLFAPWRYTDADKRITDPSFVLNQRDAIGTRLLLGGKNFGCGSSREHAVWALAEFGIESIIAPSFAPIFKSNCIRNGLLPVELPEEVVRELQWAMVTIDLAAQTVAAKGKTWHFVIDEEAKAMLLEGLDAIDLTLKHRQAIAAWTETDRAARPWVYLEKRA; from the coding sequence ATGAAGCCTGTCTCGACCATCGCCAGCCCCGGCGTGCCGCTGCTGATCGACAACATCGATACCGACACGATCATCCCCAGCCGCGAAATGCGCAGTACCGGGCGCACCGGCCTGGCGGGCGGCCTGTTCGCGCCGTGGCGCTATACCGATGCCGACAAGCGCATCACCGATCCTTCCTTCGTGCTCAACCAGCGCGATGCGATCGGCACGCGCCTGCTGCTGGGCGGCAAGAACTTTGGCTGCGGATCGAGCCGCGAGCACGCCGTCTGGGCGCTTGCCGAATTCGGGATCGAGTCGATCATTGCCCCCAGCTTCGCCCCGATCTTCAAGAGCAATTGCATCCGCAACGGCCTGCTGCCGGTCGAACTGCCCGAAGAGGTCGTGCGCGAGCTGCAATGGGCCATGGTGACGATCGACCTGGCAGCGCAAACTGTCGCAGCCAAAGGCAAGACCTGGCACTTCGTGATCGACGAAGAGGCCAAGGCCATGCTGCTCGAAGGGCTCGATGCGATCGACCTGACGCTCAAGCACCGCCAAGCCATCGCCGCCTGGACCGAAACGGATCGCGCCGCGCGGCCGTGGGTCTACCTGGAGAAACGTGCATGA
- a CDS encoding VOC family protein, with the protein MRFALPLLALAAASCAQAQDKPTAPGVTAPTERVPTDVRRTTLIVRDMEASLKLYRDVVGMKVNYDTVVETSGVALPAGPPGAKARLVLLNANDGWVGWIGLMQWIEPKLSAAPYPTRMGPGGVVIVMNTDDVEGRCKAARAVPGVTFTAEPRLQVYPGRNGGPDIRVMGCNFFDPDGILIEMNQILK; encoded by the coding sequence ATGCGCTTCGCTCTGCCGCTGCTGGCCTTGGCTGCAGCGTCGTGCGCCCAGGCCCAAGACAAGCCGACTGCACCGGGGGTGACAGCCCCCACCGAGCGCGTGCCGACCGATGTCCGACGCACCACGCTGATTGTCCGCGACATGGAAGCCAGCCTGAAGCTGTACCGCGATGTGGTGGGCATGAAGGTCAACTATGACACCGTGGTCGAAACCAGTGGCGTTGCCCTGCCCGCCGGCCCGCCGGGGGCCAAGGCTCGGCTGGTGCTGCTCAATGCCAATGATGGCTGGGTCGGCTGGATCGGACTGATGCAGTGGATCGAGCCGAAGCTGTCGGCTGCGCCCTATCCCACTCGCATGGGGCCCGGCGGCGTGGTGATCGTGATGAACACGGATGATGTCGAAGGCCGCTGCAAGGCGGCCAGGGCAGTGCCCGGCGTAACCTTCACTGCCGAACCGCGCCTGCAGGTCTATCCCGGCCGCAATGGCGGGCCTGATATCCGGGTGATGGGCTGCAACTTCTTCGATCCTGACGGGATCCTGATCGAGATGAACCAGATCCTGAAATGA
- a CDS encoding DUF3598 domain-containing protein gives MTNIREAMPLLARHEGVWEGTYSYFNAANDKVDEHASRLLCRFPDEGPHPYHQTNHYTWADGRTEVREFPAEYRDGRVWWDNELIKGWAAEVPLDEYNRTVMLYWQRQGDPSLYLYEMIQLSDDGQNRCRTWHWIRNGLLETRTAIQEKLVTRDWRSFEG, from the coding sequence ATGACGAATATCCGTGAAGCCATGCCGCTCCTCGCCCGCCACGAAGGCGTCTGGGAAGGCACCTATTCCTACTTCAACGCCGCCAACGACAAGGTGGACGAGCATGCCAGCCGGCTGCTGTGTCGCTTTCCCGATGAGGGCCCGCACCCCTACCACCAGACCAACCACTACACCTGGGCCGATGGCCGCACCGAAGTGCGCGAGTTTCCGGCCGAGTACCGCGATGGCCGGGTATGGTGGGACAACGAACTGATCAAGGGCTGGGCCGCCGAGGTCCCGCTCGATGAATACAACCGCACGGTCATGCTCTATTGGCAGCGCCAAGGCGATCCTTCGCTCTACCTCTACGAGATGATCCAGCTTTCGGACGATGGCCAGAACCGCTGCCGCACCTGGCACTGGATCAGGAACGGCCTGCTCGAAACCCGCACCGCGATCCAGGAAAAGCTGGTAACGCGCGACTGGCGGAGTTTTGAGGGCTAG
- a CDS encoding polysaccharide deacetylase family protein yields the protein MQEGAGDPQLYDYAPYRGRKKVVWPGGKTVAVWVAPNLEYYEIDPPAHPKRKAWARPHPDVVGYSHRDHSNRVSHWRMAEVMSKHGFPGSVSLSVALCQHHPEVVADGAARGWEFFSHGIYNTRYAYEMSEDQERAIIADSIRTVREATGQTIRGWLAPALTHTPRTLDLIAEMGLDYTCDLYHDDQVQEVKVRSGRLASIPYSLEVNDHYGFFVYNMSGREYADTLIRQFERLAAEGEASGTVMCIPLHAYLIGQPHRIGPFEEALRHIAADGRAWIARAGEIIDAWRAQA from the coding sequence ATGCAGGAAGGCGCGGGCGATCCGCAGCTTTACGATTATGCCCCCTATCGCGGCCGCAAGAAGGTGGTCTGGCCGGGTGGCAAGACCGTCGCGGTCTGGGTCGCGCCCAACCTGGAATATTACGAGATCGATCCGCCGGCCCACCCCAAGCGCAAGGCCTGGGCGCGGCCGCATCCGGACGTGGTCGGCTATTCCCACCGCGACCATTCCAACCGGGTCAGCCACTGGCGCATGGCCGAAGTGATGAGCAAGCACGGCTTTCCCGGTTCGGTCAGCCTGTCGGTCGCGCTGTGCCAGCATCACCCGGAAGTCGTGGCAGATGGTGCTGCGCGTGGCTGGGAGTTTTTCAGCCACGGCATTTACAATACCCGCTATGCCTATGAAATGTCGGAAGATCAGGAGCGCGCGATCATCGCGGACTCGATCCGCACCGTCCGCGAGGCGACCGGACAGACGATCCGTGGCTGGCTTGCCCCGGCGCTGACGCACACGCCGCGCACGCTCGACCTGATTGCCGAGATGGGGCTCGATTACACCTGCGATCTCTACCACGATGACCAGGTGCAGGAAGTGAAGGTCCGGTCCGGCCGGCTCGCGTCGATCCCCTATAGCCTTGAGGTCAACGACCACTACGGCTTCTTCGTCTACAATATGTCCGGCCGCGAATATGCTGACACCCTGATCCGCCAGTTCGAGCGCCTGGCGGCTGAGGGCGAGGCATCCGGCACAGTCATGTGCATTCCCTTGCATGCCTATCTGATCGGCCAGCCGCACCGGATCGGCCCGTTCGAGGAGGCGCTGCGGCATATCGCTGCGGACGGCCGCGCCTGGATCGCGCGGGCCGGTGAGATTATCGACGCGTGGAGGGCCCAGGCGTGA
- a CDS encoding hydroxymethylglutaryl-CoA lyase yields the protein MTEILVSEVGPRDGLQSIDRVMSLEAKKAWIAAEAAAGVKEIEVGSFVPPSLLPQMADTAELVAFARTIPGLNVVALVPNAKGAARAVEAGVHAMSIPFSMSETHSLRNVRKDHPAMLAEIAEVAQIANAGGVHFAVGLSTAFGCTIEGAVSEEQVVRLAAAAAEAGAQEFSLSDTTGYADPAQVKRLIGKVRGAVGDKLTTLHLHNTRGLGLANALAGLEEGITTLDASLGGLGGCPYAPGASGNLVTEDLVLMLNSMGLKTGIDLAKLLEVRQILAEALPGEPLYGFTPDAGPMLDYNERIAPKESEA from the coding sequence ATGACCGAGATCCTCGTCTCCGAAGTCGGCCCGCGCGATGGGCTTCAGTCGATTGACCGGGTCATGTCGCTCGAAGCCAAGAAGGCCTGGATCGCGGCCGAGGCGGCGGCCGGGGTGAAAGAGATCGAGGTCGGCTCCTTCGTGCCGCCAAGCCTGCTGCCGCAGATGGCGGACACCGCGGAGCTGGTCGCCTTTGCGCGGACCATTCCGGGCCTCAACGTTGTCGCGCTGGTGCCCAATGCCAAAGGCGCGGCGCGGGCGGTCGAGGCCGGGGTCCACGCCATGTCGATCCCCTTCTCGATGAGCGAGACCCATTCGCTGCGCAATGTCCGCAAGGACCACCCGGCGATGCTGGCCGAGATCGCCGAAGTGGCGCAGATCGCCAATGCGGGCGGGGTGCATTTCGCCGTCGGACTCTCAACCGCCTTCGGCTGTACGATCGAGGGTGCGGTCAGCGAGGAGCAGGTCGTCCGCCTGGCCGCCGCCGCTGCCGAAGCCGGAGCGCAGGAGTTCAGCCTGTCCGACACGACGGGCTATGCCGATCCGGCGCAGGTCAAGCGGCTGATCGGCAAGGTGCGCGGCGCAGTGGGGGACAAGCTCACCACGCTCCACCTCCACAATACCCGCGGCCTCGGCCTGGCCAATGCGCTGGCCGGGCTGGAGGAGGGGATCACCACGCTCGATGCCTCGCTCGGCGGTCTGGGCGGGTGCCCCTATGCCCCCGGTGCTTCGGGCAACCTGGTGACCGAGGATCTGGTGCTGATGCTCAATTCGATGGGCCTCAAGACCGGAATCGACCTCGCCAAACTTCTGGAAGTCCGCCAGATCCTCGCCGAAGCGCTCCCCGGTGAGCCGCTCTACGGCTTCACGCCCGATGCCGGGCCGATGCTCGATTACAACGAAAGGATCGCCCCCAAGGAGTCCGAGGCATGA
- a CDS encoding class I SAM-dependent methyltransferase: MSAELPPPYTALTKHPMLARTNHDESARFNFLTHLNRYLSGTLGPGNKLAYEKRVLPAFREEHGRDPEHRYEIRDLMNQDPFHRMWSALKRNSMEMRQQNGRSTVLRQLDELDAQARQFNEHSGQLELDPKIEQPIYQTAVDIHCQPGGYHGEERPGDVSAGANYDVGIFATTGGALGGLNDGGGQAVVAWAKKERPDWQPRRILDVGCTVGHNAVPIAAAYPDAEVIAIDTAGPSLRYGAARAAGLGVKNIKFVQASGEDLSRYPDGYFDWVQTTMFLHELSAESMPRLLAECNRVLAPGGLILHVEQPQYSPEMPLFEQFMRDWDAFNNNEPFWSAMHGVDLKDVMAGAGFNKADQFVVGVRAVVDRSIFPAAESEEQEDYGRAAVWNAYGAWKPVAKELAA; this comes from the coding sequence ATGAGTGCCGAACTGCCGCCCCCCTATACCGCGCTGACCAAGCACCCGATGCTGGCGCGCACCAACCATGATGAATCCGCGCGGTTCAATTTCCTGACGCACCTCAATCGCTATCTCTCGGGTACACTCGGGCCGGGCAACAAGCTGGCCTATGAGAAGCGCGTGCTCCCGGCCTTCCGCGAAGAGCATGGCCGCGATCCCGAACACCGCTATGAAATCCGCGATTTGATGAACCAGGACCCGTTCCACCGGATGTGGTCGGCCCTGAAGCGCAACTCGATGGAAATGCGCCAGCAGAACGGCCGCTCGACCGTGCTGCGCCAGCTTGATGAGCTTGATGCCCAGGCTCGCCAGTTCAACGAACATTCCGGCCAGCTTGAGCTGGATCCCAAGATCGAACAGCCGATTTACCAGACCGCGGTGGACATTCACTGCCAGCCGGGTGGCTACCACGGCGAGGAACGTCCCGGCGATGTCTCGGCCGGGGCCAATTACGATGTCGGCATCTTCGCCACGACCGGCGGCGCGCTCGGCGGGCTGAACGATGGCGGCGGGCAGGCTGTGGTTGCCTGGGCCAAGAAGGAGCGGCCCGACTGGCAGCCGCGCCGGATCCTCGATGTCGGCTGCACCGTAGGCCACAATGCCGTGCCGATTGCCGCTGCCTATCCCGATGCCGAAGTGATCGCGATCGACACCGCCGGCCCCTCGCTGCGCTATGGCGCGGCACGCGCGGCTGGGCTTGGCGTCAAGAACATCAAGTTCGTCCAGGCAAGCGGCGAGGATCTGTCGCGCTATCCGGATGGCTATTTTGACTGGGTGCAGACCACCATGTTCCTGCACGAGCTGTCGGCGGAATCGATGCCGCGGCTGCTAGCGGAATGTAACCGCGTGCTCGCCCCGGGCGGACTGATCCTGCATGTCGAACAGCCGCAGTATTCCCCGGAAATGCCGCTGTTTGAGCAATTCATGCGCGATTGGGACGCCTTCAACAACAACGAGCCGTTCTGGTCGGCGATGCATGGTGTGGACCTGAAGGACGTGATGGCCGGTGCCGGCTTCAACAAGGCGGATCAGTTCGTGGTCGGCGTGAGGGCGGTGGTCGATCGCTCGATCTTCCCGGCCGCTGAAAGCGAAGAGCAGGAAGACTATGGCCGGGCCGCAGTGTGGAACGCGTATGGCGCCTGGAAGCCGGTGGCGAAGGAGTTGGCGGCATGA
- a CDS encoding isochorismatase family protein — MSLIGTRMVSDGKTARQIFEEVMANPARKKFGFGSKLAIVNVDFQQAYTAIDKFATAYETDPRQIEYANTISRLARAKGMPVIWTRVAYKADAGDAGVWGTRTDTPDSLQNIKYDSERHQYDLRVEIGPDDLQYTKRMPSAFFETQLASYLVWHKVDTVVVTGGSTSGCVRATAVDALSHGYRTIVPIETCADKHESYHFANLTDLQLKYADVEPVQAVIDWLEAR; from the coding sequence ATGAGTCTGATCGGCACGCGGATGGTGAGCGATGGCAAGACCGCCCGCCAGATCTTTGAAGAGGTCATGGCCAACCCGGCGCGCAAGAAGTTCGGGTTTGGCAGCAAGCTCGCGATCGTGAACGTCGATTTCCAGCAGGCCTATACGGCGATCGACAAGTTCGCGACCGCCTATGAAACCGATCCGCGCCAGATCGAGTATGCCAACACGATCAGCCGCCTGGCCCGCGCCAAGGGCATGCCGGTGATCTGGACCCGGGTGGCCTACAAGGCTGATGCTGGCGATGCCGGGGTCTGGGGCACCCGTACCGATACGCCGGACTCGCTCCAGAACATCAAGTACGACAGCGAACGCCACCAATACGATCTGCGGGTCGAGATCGGACCGGATGACCTGCAATATACCAAGCGCATGCCATCAGCCTTCTTCGAAACGCAGCTGGCCAGCTATCTGGTCTGGCACAAGGTCGATACGGTGGTGGTGACCGGCGGATCGACCTCTGGCTGCGTCCGCGCCACGGCGGTCGATGCGCTGAGCCACGGCTATCGCACGATTGTGCCGATCGAGACCTGCGCGGACAAGCACGAGTCCTATCACTTCGCCAACCTTACCGACCTGCAACTGAAGTACGCCGATGTCGAACCGGTCCAGGCTGTGATCGACTGGCTGGAGGCGCGGTAA